A stretch of DNA from Rutidosis leptorrhynchoides isolate AG116_Rl617_1_P2 unplaced genomic scaffold, CSIRO_AGI_Rlap_v1 contig611, whole genome shotgun sequence:
AAAGTTCGATGGGTCTACGAAGGGTTGAGGCTGAGATAGACTTAAAGTCACCTCCACAGAAATTATACAATATTTGGAAGAAAACCCCTCACCGTGTGCCTCACATGACTCCTAAAAATATACAAGCTAACGAGCATCACGACGGTCCTTGGGACGATCATGGTCATGGCTCTCACAAGACCTGGAACTACACTTTGCGTAAGTATAAGAAGATGACAATCATTAACTCAATCTGCTATATCATGCATCCCTAAATAAACATTCTCATCTATATAAGCTACTAAACTCAATTATCAATaagatatatatttttaaaaaggttaattttattaaaaaaatcttgGATTAAGGAGGTCGAGTTTGCTAAAGTCGGATATCCTAAACCGCCGGATGAAATTTGATGGGTTAGAATCTCAAGAACCGTCCGAGATAAATTTAAGGTTTAGGGTCAGTATAACTGGctaaataattaaaattttattattacctCGATCATCACGTAAAATCTGCAGGGTAATAAAAGCTAGCTGACCTTTTGCTTTGCAAGATCCACACGAAACACTCCCTCTGGTCCACTTCAAGTGTCTTGTAATGAAATTTGATTTGATCCACTTCAAGTGTCTCTTTATGAAATTCATGTATATTTGAGCTATTTTTTCTTGAATtgcctttatatttattttaattaatattctattttaaataaatatttatgaCTTCTAAATAATAAATGATGTACAAACAAGTAATTTTTCCTATCATCCATTGTTTTTCTAAGATTCACAACTTTTATTATGAGAAACTTGAAGTGGACCGAAGGGAGTATAAAACTCACATTAAAGGAAGAAATGATATTGTGCTTAACTTTATAATTCGGTTAATGTCTTGATTTCGATGTTCTGTTTACAGATTTGACTTCATCAACAGCATATATATGTGATCTTCCAGTAAATGAATTAAGTTTTTTTAAATAtggaataatatgtatatatagagGGGAAAGCTGAGGTTTTCAAGGAGAGGATCGAACTTGATGATGCAAACTTGAAGGCTAGACATGTTGGTTTGGATGGTGATGTGTTCAAAATCTACAAGTCATATGCTATAACTTTTCAGTACTCGCCAAAGGGGACTGGAAGCTTAGGAAAGATTACAATTGAATATGAGAAGCTGAGTGATGACGTGCCGGATGCCATAAATTACCTGAACTTCCTTGTCGAGTGCAACAGAGATTCCGATGAACACCTTGTCGCCAAAGCATAAAAATTAAAGGTCGACGGATCACTCTAGTGAAAATAACTAGCTAGGGTTGCATGTCAACCCAACTTGCTAAGATTTATGCGTTGATTATAttgttatatgatttttatgtcatCAATAGTGTGAGATCGTTCATGTGTGCTATTGTTCCTATGATTGTATCTTAATGTGTTTCCGACTTCCGAGTGTACTCGAGTGTTTTATCACATTACATACATAACTGAACAGAATATATGCCAAAGTTGCACCTCATTCAAAAACCATAATTTTTACATTCTTTTTTTAATCAAAATTTGCTATTTGTTTTGGTTTATCGTTATTTATTTGTTCGCTCATTTCTCGTGTGATCGAATAGTTCACTGTCTCTAAAACGTTACTgtttcattcattttttttttaaagtaggtTTTGACTCTTGGCTTTGCTggtcgggttttttttttttttttgcttgcgaTTCTGCTCAAATCTAGCTTGAGCACTATCAAAGAGTGATTCATATTTCAACAAATACTATCTAATCATGTAACTAATTAAATTACTATCCTTAAGCTCATTTATAAGAGACAAAATGTCATTTCACGGCTTAATGGTGAAAATGGGGCTAAATTATAAATGTACCAATAAACCctaaaacgtaaataaaatatgatGTTCTTTCATGTTGGTAAATAAAAATACATTTTTCGGAAATCTTGTTCACGGGAAACATATAATAAAAAGtcattaattaaaaatgttgtttCATCTATTTACAAAAATACTTTCAAATTTTGATAAAAAAGTaaaataattcttttattataaatTCTATTTTACGCAATCAATTAAACGATTTAAGAAAAAAAATACTAGTATCTAGAGGCATGATAGAAGTTTATGAAGGCAATATTCAACATTTACAAGAACAAATAAGAGCACACCATAGGATGAAAACAATACACTTCGCCGATTGACTTATAATTCAATACGAATATAATAGACAAATATTAAATAATGAATGCAAATATTTTCAAACTTTGGAAATTTTAAAAGTACAATTAGAAACTATATAATGGCCATAACATGAGACATATTAAAAATAAAAGAAGATTTAAAAGAATTATATGAAAAGCTAAATAACCTCGAGAATATAATTAtcgaaaataaaaaaatattgaagGATCATTATCTataataaatgaatatataaatcaacATAAATCAAAAGACGTACATCAAGAAATAAATGATTTGAAAAATTGCCTTAAAAATCTTCAAGATCTACTAGAAATCCAAAATGAAAAATTTTCTCAAGAGCGGGGAGATATCATAGAAAAATTAAGTGaagaattatataaatataaaaaactaaATTCTAAAAAAGAAAAATCAAACATTCAACAAGAAATGATTATTACAAAATCCAACTTTAGAATCACCTTGTAGACTTATATAATGGAGTCAGAAAATATATATGACCAAATATCAGAAGTTAAGCAACTTTTATCCTAATTAAAAATTATTGAAGAAGAAAAAACAACTTATGAATATAAAAATTATAACATAGATGATGATAAAGAAGAAGTAGTATATGGGTATGATTCAGAACATGATTTACCATTTAGAATGAAACTAGAAGAAATTTCAGATTCAACTTCAGGTCATAAAAAGAAAAGAGAATTTTATCATAATGATTATATGAATGAAAAATGTTATATTAGACAAAATGATAAATGAAAAAAATTCCCTGATGAATATACACCATCAATTAAAACTAATGTATACATTCTAAATCTAAAATGTGTTCAAAATAAAGAAAAAGTTTTAATTCTTTGGATGAATAATACAGGATTATTAATTCAATTAGAAAAAATATTTCAAGATTTTAATCCAATCTAGTTTGAACTTTTATTACTTACAAAGTAACAGGATCCCTAAAAAATTATTTAAAAACTTTACCACAAGTACAAATAGATATTTTACTAAAAGATAAAACAACAAATTCAGAAGTTTTTTTCACATTAGTGGATATCATAAATAGAGAATTTCCAGGTTAAGATGACGTAGACAAGAAAAAAGCAACTGAAAACGCTGAAGCAGAAAAAGGTTTATGGcatcttaataatatacaaatttgCAATATGTGTGATATAGAATCCTATACATGTGAATTTAAAAAATACTATTATAAATTACTTGCAGAATCCAGAGAAGCACATAAAGAAACATATTTAAATAAATTACCATGGCCACTAAGTAAAactataaaagatatatatatatatatatatatatggtagaaGTAGCAAATAATAGAATGGAGGAGCCATAGAAATAACTCAAAATTATATAGCTGAACAATTATGTTGTAAAAATAATCCTAAAATATCCGGTAGTTACGGATGTAACAAAGAAAAAAGAAAATTAATAAAGAAATACATATGGAAGAAATACCtaagaaataaatataaaaaatacaaCTATAGAAAAAATAACTTTAGAAAACGAAAGTTTTTTAAAAGAAGATTACCCTATAAAAAAGAAAAGTATTGTCGTGAAAATAAAAAGACATGTAGATATTGATTATGTAACGAAGAATGACATAATACAAATAAATGCTCTAATAAAAAgaactgaaaataaaaataaaaaactaaaaatattaaatatagcaATAGAAAAGAATCTAGAACCAATAGAAGATTCGGATTCTGAGATAGAAGAAATATATGAATTGGTATCTAATAGTAGTCAATCTTATGATTCGGAAGAAGATTATTCATCTTCAAATGAATAAACCTAATCCAAATTGTACATTCATAGAAATAAAATACAAAGAAAAGTCTTATGATGCATATATAGTACAGGAGAAACTTTGTGTTTTGCTTCAGCTAGAATTCTATTTCAATGGAATAAGTTACAAAAACCACTAGTAATATCAATTGCAGATGGAAGCAAACATCTTATATGAAAAATATCATTTTtttgataaaataaaaataagaaattatATATTTATAGTATCATCAATATATCAACAAGAATCAGGATTACTTATAATAATAGGAAATAATTTTCTAAAATTATATCAACCATTTTATCAGTACTTGCATCATATAGAACTAACCGCACCATCTTATAAAAATCAGATAAGTACGGTTATAAAAATACCAATATTAGTAAAATTAAATAAATTACAAATTACTCAAAAacttaaggttataaatgaaaggataTGTATACCTATAGAATTACAAAAAGAAGTAGAAAAGTTATTAGAAGATGTATGTAGTGATAATCCATTAGATCGAATCAAAAATAACAATCAAGACTAAAAGATCCTAATCAAGAAGTAAATGTAGAAAATAAAATTTCATATTCAAAAACTGATGTAGAAGAATTTACTAAAGAGTGTGCTGAACTCTTAGAAAAAAGAATTCTACAAGAATCTACTAGTAGACATTCTGCACCTGCTTTTGATGTAGAGAATCATAATGaaataaaacgaaaaaaaaaaaatggtaataAACTATACTAAAATGAATGAAGCAATAATAGGAGATGCTTACAAATTACCTAGGAAAGATTATATACTTAAAAAAATTAGATGAAGTCGTTGGCTTAGTACTCTAGATGCAACATCAAGTTAAGGTTACATGAAAATACTAAACCATTAACAGCTTTTGCATGTCCTCCTCATAAACATTAGCAATGGACAGTATTACCATTTGAACTAAAACAAGCACCCGGAATCTATCAAAGATTTATGGATAAAAAATtaaaagaattagaagaatttTACTTAGTATATATTAGATGATATATTAATCTATACAAATAATTCGTTAGAAGATCATTATAAGAAATTGAAACTAGTCTTAGAAAGAGTCAAAGAAAAAGTATTAATtctaaataaaaagaaaataataattgcTAGGAATGAAATAGACTATTTAGGACTAACTATATCACGAAATGGAGAATTAAAATTATAAGATAATCTAATAGAAAAACTAAATATTTTTCCTTTAAAAATTGAAGATAGAAAACAATTACAAAGGTTCTTAGGATCCTTAAATTACATTTCAGATCAAGATTTTTTTAAATCCTTAGCCAAAGAAAGAAGATTATTACAAAAGAAATTAAGTACAAAGGTCATATGGACTTGGAGTCATAATGATTCAATACTTATAGACAAGCTGAAAAATGCTTGTAAATATCTTCCGAAATTATACAATCCATAAAATGATGACTATCTGATTGTGAAAACGGGCGCCTCTCAAAAAACTTGGGCTGGTTGTATGAAAGCAAAAATCAATATACAGACTGAAAAGTCAAATAATAATAAAGAAGTCGAAACACTTTGCAAATACATATCAAGAACTTTCTTAGAAACTGAGCAAAGATATCCTATACATGAAAAAAGAGACACTTGCCTGTCTCAAAATACTAAGAAAATGGAGAATCGAACTTCTCACCAAAGAATTCGAACTCCGTACTGACAGTAAATATTTTATAGGTTTTATCCACTACAAAATAAAAAGCAACTTCAATCAAGGAAGGCTAATCAGGTGGCAGCTAGAATTGAGACAATTCCCAGCTATCACAAAATACATAAAATCAGAACAAAATGTCATTGCAGATACTCTAATAATAGAATGGAAGCAATTATCAAAGTAATGATAGAGCGAGTAGCAGTCAAAAGGAAAGAAATCCAAGAGAAATAGAATGAAATAATA
This window harbors:
- the LOC139884856 gene encoding MLP-like protein 328; the protein is MGLRRVEAEIDLKSPPQKLYNIWKKTPHRVPHMTPKNIQANEHHDGPWDDHGHGSHKTWNYTLQGKAEVFKERIELDDANLKARHVGLDGDVFKIYKSYAITFQYSPKGTGSLGKITIEYEKLSDDVPDAINYLNFLVECNRDSDEHLVAKA